The nucleotide window CAATCGAAATGGCAAATGAACTAGGAGCTTCAGCTTTAATTGTTATAGTTGGAGATCGAGATATAACTGAACTTATAGAGGATGACTACGATTTCTCAGTGTTTATTGTAACCTCCCATGAAAGTAAATACTCTGGAGAACATGAAGAGTTTAAGATAACAACAGAGGGAGGCACTCAGAACTTCTCTAAACAATTAAATGAAGCAGTTGTTCATGCTTACATGAAAGGCAAGATAGAGATCGGTGACACTATCGTGGGTGTTGGCAGTATAAATGAAGATGCAGTAGGAATGCTCGTATACAGGGTTTCAGAACACCCTATTTTCGAAAGTGTTTCACAAGGAACATCAAACATTGATACAGACCTAATTAAAACCGTTATAAACCTAGCTATAAAGATTGGTAATGAAGGACGTGAAGGCAAGGCTATAGGAACAGGTTTTATTGTTGGGGACATCGATAACGTCTTGGAAAAATCACATCAAATTTTAATAAACCCCTATAAATGCCAGAAAAAAGAAGTTAGAGACGTAAGAAACCATGATAACTGGGAAAACATAAAAGAGATATCTCAAGTTGACGGTGTCTTCCTAATAGATGACGAAGGGATGGTAAGGTCTGCTGGCAGATACCTAGATATCCATGGAAAAGAAATCGACCTAAAAAAAGGATTAGGAGCCAGACACATAGCTTGTGCAGGTATAACAAAAGAAACAGACGCAATCGCAATTTCAGTCGCAAAAAGCGGTGGTGTAGTCCGAATGTTCAAAGACGGAGAGATAATAGGAGAGATCGAGCCAACAGTAAGAATATTACCAGTATGACGCCCCCTATCACTAAAGAAAGAACTATATTACCCCCCCCAAACCCCTCATAAAAGTTAAGAATACCCAAAAAAACCACCAAAAAACTATCTATAATAATAAAAAATAACCAACAGTAATCAATTTTTTTTAAATAATTAAAACCTAATATACCAAAGAACCAAATAAATAAACAATTAACCACCAAAATAACCCAATAACCCAAGGTAATTTTTTATCAATCAAAATTATTATTCCTATAACCATTAATCCAAACCTGATTTTAAGATTGGAGGTAATTTGGTGAGCCAGAATAAAAAGAACATCAACGTTGAAAACGTACTTAAAACACCAGTTGAAGACCAAAGAGTTGAATTAGTAGAAAGAAAAGGAATAGGCCATCCCGACACAATAGCAGACGGCCTAGCAGAAACAGTGTCAAGAGCCCTCTCCAAAGAATACATAAAAAGATTTGGAGAAGTAATGCACCACAACACAGATGAAACACAGATCGTGGCAGGCAACTCCTGTCCAAAACTCGGAGCCGGAGAAGTAATAAAACCAATATACATACTACTCGTCGGTAGAGCAACAACCGAAGTTGGAGAAGAACAATTCCCAGCCGAAAACATAGCACTAAAAAGCGCTAGAAAATATCTAGAACAACACTTCAACCACCTCGACGTAAACGGTGACGTAATACTAGACAGCAAACTCGGCCAAAGCTCAACAGAACTTAGAGAAGTATTCGACAGAAAAAACATCCCAAAATCAAACGACACCTCATTCGGAGTAGGATACGCTCCCTTCTCAGAAACCGAAAAACTCGTCTACCAAACCGAAAGATATCTATACAACCTGAGAGACGAAATACCAGCCCTAGGAGAAGACATAAAAGTAATGGGCCTAAGAAACGGAGAAACACTCTCCCTAACAATAGCCCAAGCAACCGTCTCAAGCGAACTCAACGACATAGACGAATACCAAAACATCCTAAACGAAGTAAAAAACAAAGTAAAAGACATGGCGGTTAAAAAAACCGATCTACCCCTTGAAATAGACATAAACAAAGCAGACAACATCGAAAAAGGAAACATATATCAAACCGTTACAGGAACAAGCGCAGAAATGGGAGACGATGGATCTGTAGGGAGAGGAAACCGATCAAACGGATTAATAACCCCAAACCGTCCAATGAGTATAGAAGCAACAAGCGGTAAAAAC belongs to Methanonatronarchaeum sp. AMET-Sl and includes:
- a CDS encoding methionine adenosyltransferase, producing MSQNKKNINVENVLKTPVEDQRVELVERKGIGHPDTIADGLAETVSRALSKEYIKRFGEVMHHNTDETQIVAGNSCPKLGAGEVIKPIYILLVGRATTEVGEEQFPAENIALKSARKYLEQHFNHLDVNGDVILDSKLGQSSTELREVFDRKNIPKSNDTSFGVGYAPFSETEKLVYQTERYLYNLRDEIPALGEDIKVMGLRNGETLSLTIAQATVSSELNDIDEYQNILNEVKNKVKDMAVKKTDLPLEIDINKADNIEKGNIYQTVTGTSAEMGDDGSVGRGNRSNGLITPNRPMSIEATSGKNPVSHIGKIYNLLSTEIANQISEEIEEIREVYVRLLSQIGQPIDEPKCVSVQTIPHENQNQKKVQPTIKAIVEDNLENINKISEKVINGELKTF
- a CDS encoding diadenylate cyclase encodes the protein MEKEIIDKSIEMANELGASALIVIVGDRDITELIEDDYDFSVFIVTSHESKYSGEHEEFKITTEGGTQNFSKQLNEAVVHAYMKGKIEIGDTIVGVGSINEDAVGMLVYRVSEHPIFESVSQGTSNIDTDLIKTVINLAIKIGNEGREGKAIGTGFIVGDIDNVLEKSHQILINPYKCQKKEVRDVRNHDNWENIKEISQVDGVFLIDDEGMVRSAGRYLDIHGKEIDLKKGLGARHIACAGITKETDAIAISVAKSGGVVRMFKDGEIIGEIEPTVRILPV